A part of Candidatus Omnitrophota bacterium genomic DNA contains:
- a CDS encoding glycogen-binding domain-containing protein: MAVVKAKSKEFKLYAPQAKRVTLAGSFNNWDTKKLTAKKDTKGNWAVKVSLKPGKHEYKFFVDGSWINDPRCNSCVCNSFGTQNCVVEVR; this comes from the coding sequence ATGGCAGTGGTCAAGGCGAAATCAAAAGAATTCAAGCTTTATGCTCCTCAAGCAAAAAGAGTTACGCTCGCAGGCAGTTTTAACAACTGGGATACAAAAAAACTTACCGCGAAAAAAGATACAAAAGGAAATTGGGCAGTTAAGGTTAGCCTAAAGCCCGGTAAGCATGAGTATAAGTTCTTTGTTGATGGTTCTTGGATTAATGATCCACGCTGTAATTCTTGTGTTTGCAATTCTTTCGGTACCCAGAATTGTGTAGTAGAAGTTAGATAA
- a CDS encoding radical SAM protein encodes MKYIYGPIKSRRLGLSLGVSLTPYKICDFDCIYCQLGRANVISSERKEYVNKAQVLDELRVWLQSNPEEAKSLEFITFSGAGEPTLNTKIGEIIDEIKRTLPYRVCVITNASLLGDKEVRNSLLNADLIVPSLDAVSSEAFKRIDRPTQGIEIENIIDGLINLRKEFRGKIWLEIMLVRGVNDDLRHIKKMKEVIDRINPDKIQLNSPVRSTAENHVLSVGKYKLIKIKKIFGDKCEVI; translated from the coding sequence ATGAAATATATATACGGACCGATAAAATCCCGCAGATTAGGCTTATCCTTAGGTGTTAGTTTAACTCCCTATAAAATATGCGATTTTGACTGCATCTATTGCCAGTTAGGCAGGGCTAATGTTATTTCTTCGGAAAGAAAAGAATATGTAAATAAGGCTCAAGTCCTTGATGAATTAAGGGTTTGGCTGCAAAGCAATCCGGAAGAAGCAAAGAGCCTGGAGTTTATTACTTTCTCAGGAGCAGGAGAGCCGACTCTTAATACAAAAATCGGGGAAATTATTGATGAGATAAAGCGGACTTTGCCTTATCGAGTTTGCGTTATCACCAATGCTTCTTTGCTGGGGGATAAAGAGGTGCGCAATAGTTTATTAAATGCAGATTTGATCGTGCCTTCATTGGATGCGGTTTCTTCGGAAGCATTTAAAAGAATTGACAGGCCCACGCAAGGCATTGAAATTGAGAATATAATTGATGGCTTAATAAATTTACGCAAGGAATTCCGTGGAAAGATTTGGTTGGAGATTATGCTTGTGCGCGGGGTGAATGACGATTTAAGGCATATTAAAAAAATGAAAGAAGTGATAGATAGGATTAATCCTGATAAAATTCAACTAAATTCACCTGTGCGTTCAACCGCGGAAAACCACGTTTTATCCGTCGGAAAATATAAATTAATTAAAATTAAGAAAATATTTGGCGATAAATGTGAGGTTATTTAG
- a CDS encoding archease, translating into MVEKDFELIEHTADVGIRVKAKDLVGLFSKSGLALFQISAEKLPAKDKEKHKIIVALKANNIEELFINWLNELLSLSAVECLIFEGFEISKVDENCIEVVAIGVDIKNYKVNTEIKAATYHELKVEKTGSGWVAEVIFDV; encoded by the coding sequence GTGGTTGAGAAGGATTTTGAATTAATTGAGCATACCGCAGATGTAGGCATCAGGGTAAAAGCTAAAGATTTAGTAGGCCTTTTTAGTAAATCAGGACTTGCCTTATTTCAAATCTCTGCAGAGAAACTTCCCGCAAAAGATAAAGAAAAACACAAAATAATCGTCGCGCTTAAAGCAAATAATATTGAAGAGTTATTTATTAATTGGCTTAATGAATTATTGTCTTTATCAGCTGTTGAATGTTTAATTTTTGAAGGTTTTGAGATTAGTAAGGTTGATGAAAATTGTATTGAAGTAGTTGCAATTGGTGTTGATATAAAGAATTATAAAGTAAATACTGAAATTAAAGCTGCGACTTATCACGAATTAAAGGTAGAAAAAACGGGTTCAGGTTGGGTAGCTGAGGTTATATTTGATGTCTAG
- a CDS encoding RtcB family protein, translating to MSSIQLEKIDDFRWRIPKSYKPGMRVPGIIYADEKLLKDIYQDKALEQVANVAFLPGIVNASLAMPDIHWGYGFPIGGVAATDIEEGGVVSPGGVGFDINCGVRLLRTNLQFEDIKDKIKDLVYTLFSDVPAGVGSKGDIRVGNKEEKEILVKGSKWAVAKGYGTQDDLECTEENGAITGADPDAVSDRAYERGKAQSGTLGSGNHFLEVQVIDQLYDAKICDEFGLNLGQVMVMIHSGSRGLGYQVCEDSLRTMVNCLHKYNINVPDRQLACAPVNSPEAQNYLNAMRCAANYAWANRQCLMHLTRLAFEKVFCMGWEKLGMSLIYDVAHNIAKIETYNINGKEKKLCVHRKGATRAFPPGHPALPDRYKRTGQPVIIPGDMGRNSYLLVGTEKAVETFYSTCHGAGRVKSRTAATKSINLNTLLKELESKGIIVKASGRGTIVEEAPQAYKDVNDVVNVVHNAGISKRVCRMRPVGVIKG from the coding sequence ATGTCTAGTATACAATTAGAAAAGATTGATGATTTCCGATGGCGGATTCCGAAAAGTTATAAGCCCGGGATGCGCGTACCGGGGATTATTTATGCCGATGAAAAATTGCTCAAGGATATCTATCAGGATAAAGCGCTTGAGCAGGTGGCTAATGTAGCGTTCTTGCCGGGGATTGTGAATGCGTCTTTGGCAATGCCGGATATCCACTGGGGTTATGGATTCCCGATTGGTGGGGTTGCGGCAACTGATATTGAAGAAGGTGGAGTAGTTTCTCCCGGGGGAGTTGGTTTTGATATAAATTGCGGAGTGCGTTTACTTAGGACTAACCTGCAATTTGAAGATATAAAAGATAAGATTAAAGATTTGGTTTATACTTTGTTTTCAGATGTGCCTGCTGGAGTTGGTTCAAAGGGCGATATAAGAGTAGGCAATAAAGAAGAAAAAGAAATTTTAGTAAAAGGCTCTAAATGGGCGGTTGCAAAGGGTTACGGAACTCAAGATGATTTGGAATGTACCGAGGAGAATGGCGCAATTACTGGTGCTGATCCTGATGCTGTATCTGACAGAGCGTATGAGAGAGGTAAGGCGCAATCGGGAACGCTTGGCTCGGGAAATCATTTTTTAGAGGTTCAAGTAATTGATCAGCTTTATGACGCAAAGATTTGCGATGAGTTTGGCCTTAATTTAGGACAGGTTATGGTAATGATTCATTCCGGCTCGCGCGGATTAGGTTATCAGGTTTGTGAAGATTCATTGCGCACGATGGTTAATTGTCTGCATAAATATAATATAAATGTTCCAGATCGCCAGCTAGCCTGTGCGCCGGTAAATTCTCCGGAAGCGCAAAATTATTTAAACGCAATGCGATGCGCGGCAAATTATGCCTGGGCAAACAGACAGTGTCTCATGCATTTGACTCGTCTTGCTTTTGAAAAAGTCTTCTGTATGGGTTGGGAAAAGTTAGGAATGTCTTTAATTTATGATGTGGCACATAATATCGCAAAGATTGAAACTTATAATATAAACGGAAAAGAAAAAAAGCTCTGCGTTCATCGTAAAGGAGCCACCCGCGCATTTCCTCCGGGGCATCCGGCGTTACCCGATAGGTATAAAAGAACAGGACAGCCTGTAATTATTCCCGGGGACATGGGACGTAATTCATATCTGCTTGTCGGGACAGAAAAAGCAGTAGAAACATTTTATTCTACCTGTCATGGTGCTGGACGCGTTAAATCCCGCACTGCAGCGACTAAGTCCATAAATTTGAATACACTCTTGAAGGAATTGGAATCTAAGGGTATAATAGTCAAAGCTTCGGGCCGAGGAACAATAGTAGAAGAGGCTCCGCAGGCATATAAAGATGTAAATGACGTGGTTAACGTGGTGCATAATGCGGGAATTTCCAAGCGCGTCTGCAGAATGCGGCCGGTTGGTGTAATTAAAGGATAA
- the serS gene encoding serine--tRNA ligase: MLDIRFIRENVDLVKKSLQDRNLKIDLDGLVSLYDSKRQVLAELEDLRAKRNKANDEISVLLKTKQDAKPKIESMKEISSKIGELENKIKEIDVELGSQVLTIPNIPHASIPRGDPTCNKIVRSWGEPPKLGFKPLTHIEIAQNLDIIDLPRATKITGSNWILYKGWGAKLERALINFMLDFHTRKHGYTEIFPPFLVNRASMTGTGQLPKLEEDMYRLKDDDLFLIPTAEVPVTNIFRDEVLEEEKLPIYYTAYTACFRREAGSYGKDTKGLTRVHQFDKVEMVKFVKPETSYDELEKLLGDAEEILQALGLPYRVLMLATQDLSFSASKCYDLEAYAAGVDKWLEVSSCSNFESFQARRANIRFRRKAEDGKKVTEYLHTLNGSGVALARTVIAILENYQQKDGTILIPEVLRPYMDGKERIS, from the coding sequence ATGCTCGATATAAGATTTATTCGTGAAAACGTTGATTTGGTAAAGAAATCATTGCAAGATCGTAATTTAAAAATTGATCTGGACGGTTTGGTAAGCCTTTATGATTCCAAGCGCCAAGTTTTAGCTGAGCTTGAAGATTTAAGAGCAAAAAGAAATAAGGCAAATGATGAAATAAGTGTTTTGCTTAAAACAAAGCAGGATGCCAAGCCTAAAATTGAATCAATGAAGGAAATCTCTAGCAAGATTGGTGAATTAGAGAATAAAATTAAAGAAATTGATGTTGAATTAGGCAGCCAAGTTTTAACTATTCCTAATATCCCACATGCGTCAATTCCCCGTGGAGATCCGACTTGTAACAAGATTGTGCGTTCATGGGGTGAGCCGCCTAAACTTGGATTTAAGCCTTTAACACATATTGAAATAGCACAGAATTTAGACATTATTGATTTGCCGCGCGCAACAAAAATTACCGGCTCTAACTGGATATTATATAAGGGCTGGGGTGCGAAATTAGAAAGAGCATTAATTAATTTTATGCTTGATTTTCATACCAGAAAGCACGGGTATACCGAAATCTTCCCGCCTTTTTTAGTTAATCGTGCTTCCATGACCGGGACAGGGCAGCTTCCAAAATTAGAAGAAGACATGTATCGTTTAAAGGATGACGATTTATTCTTAATTCCTACAGCTGAAGTTCCGGTAACCAATATTTTCCGCGATGAAGTATTGGAAGAAGAGAAGCTGCCGATTTATTACACTGCCTATACAGCATGTTTTAGAAGAGAGGCGGGTTCTTACGGCAAAGACACAAAAGGCTTAACCCGTGTGCATCAATTTGATAAAGTTGAGATGGTGAAGTTTGTTAAACCGGAAACTTCTTATGATGAATTAGAAAAACTATTAGGAGACGCTGAGGAAATTTTGCAAGCACTCGGGCTTCCTTATCGCGTGCTTATGCTGGCAACACAGGATTTAAGTTTCTCGGCTAGCAAATGTTATGATTTAGAAGCGTATGCTGCAGGAGTTGATAAATGGCTTGAGGTTTCAAGCTGCAGTAATTTTGAAAGTTTTCAGGCAAGGCGCGCAAATATAAGATTTAGAAGAAAGGCTGAAGACGGGAAAAAAGTTACCGAATATCTTCATACATTAAATGGTTCAGGAGTAGCTTTAGCGCGCACAGTGATTGCGATATTAGAAAATTATCAGCAAAAGGACGGCACAATATTAATACCTGAGGTATTAAGGCCGTATATGGATGGCAAGGAAAGAATTTCCTGA
- the queC gene encoding 7-cyano-7-deazaguanine synthase QueC, whose amino-acid sequence MKKAVIIASGGMDSTTLLYDILDQGYEVYALSVNYSQRHVKELKFIKKTCAKLKVPHKIIDLAKVGKEILSASALTSKNILVPEGNYNGENMKLTIVPNRNMILLSLAVGYAITIGAKKVFYGAHAGDHTIYPDCRKEFVEAMKRPIALADWDVVELEAPYLDFDKGDIAIKGKSLGVDYSLTWTCYKGGALACGKCGACQERLEAFRKAEIIDPIKYQD is encoded by the coding sequence ATGAAAAAAGCAGTGATTATCGCCTCCGGAGGCATGGACAGCACAACCTTGCTATACGATATTTTAGATCAAGGTTATGAAGTTTATGCTTTAAGTGTCAATTACAGCCAGAGGCATGTTAAAGAATTAAAATTTATTAAGAAAACTTGTGCCAAATTAAAAGTTCCGCATAAGATAATCGATTTGGCTAAGGTAGGCAAAGAAATTTTGAGCGCAAGTGCACTTACTTCTAAAAACATATTAGTTCCTGAAGGTAATTACAATGGAGAGAATATGAAGCTTACCATTGTTCCTAACAGGAATATGATTCTTTTGTCTTTAGCTGTTGGTTACGCGATAACTATCGGTGCAAAAAAAGTTTTTTATGGCGCTCATGCCGGAGACCATACGATTTATCCTGATTGCAGAAAAGAATTTGTAGAAGCGATGAAGCGCCCTATCGCTTTGGCAGATTGGGATGTGGTTGAATTAGAGGCGCCTTATTTGGATTTTGATAAGGGAGATATTGCAATAAAAGGCAAGAGTTTAGGTGTTGATTATTCCCTTACATGGACTTGTTACAAAGGTGGGGCGTTAGCTTGTGGAAAATGCGGAGCCTGTCAGGAAAGGCTTGAGGCATTCCGCAAGGCAGAAATAATAGATCCAATTAAATATCAGGATTAG
- a CDS encoding SIMPL domain-containing protein (The SIMPL domain is named for its presence in mouse protein SIMPL (signalling molecule that associates with mouse pelle-like kinase). Bacterial member BP26, from Brucella, was shown to assemble into a channel-like structure, while YggE from E. coli has been associated with resistance to oxidative stress.) yields MDGIKVLRSTQIIILGICFVVATITSTVILSKGILQMKKFSEQVIKVTGSAEKNIISDAIVWRLNFSRREVKMVVAFDLLKEDLEIVKKYLFDKGVKESEIIVAPVTTTVLYKKNDKGNDTNVIEAYILAQEVEVRSSDVLRIAEISRQATELIENGLEIISQSPEYFYTKLPELKLEMLSEASENAKKRAESMAKASGNKIGRIRSARMGVFQITPVNSFDVSDWGLNDTTSYEKKVNAVVNVEFAISD; encoded by the coding sequence ATGGATGGAATAAAAGTTTTGCGCAGCACCCAGATAATTATTCTGGGAATTTGTTTTGTAGTAGCGACAATTACTTCAACTGTGATTCTCTCGAAAGGGATATTGCAGATGAAGAAATTCTCAGAGCAGGTGATTAAAGTCACCGGTTCAGCTGAGAAGAATATAATCTCTGATGCTATTGTCTGGAGGCTAAATTTTTCCCGCAGAGAAGTAAAAATGGTGGTTGCTTTTGATTTGTTGAAGGAAGATCTTGAGATAGTAAAAAAATATTTATTTGATAAAGGCGTTAAAGAAAGCGAGATTATTGTTGCCCCGGTTACGACAACTGTATTATACAAGAAGAATGATAAGGGTAATGATACTAATGTAATAGAAGCTTATATTTTAGCCCAAGAGGTAGAAGTTCGGTCAAGTGATGTTTTAAGGATAGCTGAAATTTCTCGGCAGGCAACTGAGCTTATAGAAAATGGGCTTGAGATTATATCTCAATCGCCTGAATATTTCTATACTAAGCTTCCCGAACTTAAATTAGAGATGCTTTCTGAGGCATCTGAAAATGCCAAGAAGCGCGCTGAATCAATGGCTAAGGCTTCCGGCAATAAAATCGGCCGAATACGATCTGCACGCATGGGGGTGTTTCAGATTACACCGGTTAATTCCTTTGATGTTTCAGACTGGGGTTTAAATGACACGACTTCTTATGAGAAGAAAGTTAATGCTGTGGTAAATGTGGAGTTTGCGATAAGCGATTAA
- a CDS encoding cache domain-containing protein, translating into MKKLVVLVLGIMVFTASNVFAAADIGNIMPVLENVKQSINSTFVEIDQDLSAAAKDLSATDLKGDAARKILNNLRKFRPYVVDCSIVDVNGIKITVEPAEYKKYEGTDRSDLPSVISLLKAKKPEMSDVYHASEGMHAINIGYPIFSEKNGELLGAVRMLIRYEDFLKPLVEDQPCKIWVMQKNGLLVYDADPEEIGKNIFSDSMFKPFEDLVEFSKTVALKKDGAGSYDFYADGLKDKALVQKIAAWDTVSLYGTEWRVVAMEIGRTLAQPKASEAVPAAEK; encoded by the coding sequence ATGAAGAAACTGGTTGTGTTAGTTTTAGGAATCATGGTGTTCACTGCCTCAAATGTATTTGCCGCCGCTGACATTGGTAATATTATGCCGGTTCTTGAAAACGTTAAGCAGTCCATTAATTCTACTTTTGTGGAAATAGACCAAGATCTAAGTGCTGCAGCAAAAGATTTGTCTGCTACTGATTTAAAAGGAGACGCCGCGCGAAAGATTTTAAATAATTTGCGTAAATTCCGTCCATATGTCGTTGATTGTTCTATTGTTGATGTAAATGGTATAAAAATTACCGTTGAACCCGCAGAATACAAGAAATATGAGGGCACTGATAGAAGCGATTTGCCTTCAGTTATTTCTCTTTTAAAGGCAAAGAAACCTGAAATGAGCGATGTCTATCATGCCTCTGAAGGTATGCATGCAATAAATATAGGATACCCGATATTTTCTGAGAAGAACGGCGAATTATTAGGTGCGGTAAGGATGTTAATAAGATATGAAGATTTTTTAAAACCGCTTGTTGAGGACCAACCTTGCAAGATATGGGTAATGCAGAAGAATGGACTTCTTGTATACGATGCAGATCCCGAAGAAATCGGGAAGAATATATTTTCTGATAGTATGTTTAAGCCTTTTGAAGATTTGGTTGAGTTTTCCAAGACCGTTGCCTTGAAGAAGGATGGCGCCGGTTCGTATGATTTTTACGCTGATGGGCTCAAAGACAAAGCTCTTGTTCAAAAAATTGCGGCTTGGGATACTGTTTCACTATATGGGACAGAGTGGCGCGTGGTAGCGATGGAGATAGGAAGGACGCTTGCACAGCCTAAGGCTTCGGAGGCAGTTCCGGCGGCAGAGAAATAA
- a CDS encoding multidrug efflux SMR transporter has product MHWIYLITAILGEVVATSSLKLSEGFTKLVPSTIVVVGYGIAFYFLSLALKYIPLGIAYAIWCGIGIVLIALVGLFFYKQAMDIPAIIGIALIFAGVLVINLFSKSVIH; this is encoded by the coding sequence ATGCATTGGATTTATTTGATTACCGCAATATTGGGTGAAGTAGTTGCAACCTCTTCTCTAAAGCTATCCGAGGGATTCACAAAATTAGTCCCATCGACTATTGTCGTTGTTGGGTATGGTATTGCTTTTTACTTCCTATCACTTGCTTTAAAATATATTCCACTAGGTATAGCTTATGCTATTTGGTGTGGGATTGGGATTGTCCTTATCGCTCTTGTTGGGTTATTTTTTTACAAGCAGGCTATGGATATTCCAGCTATAATAGGAATAGCGCTTATATTTGCAGGTGTCTTAGTCATAAATCTCTTTTCAAAGAGCGTCATTCATTAA
- a CDS encoding serine hydrolase: MKKVYVFIIGVIITALFFSGCSPCCKSSFTKQELSKILESEWLKYKSGKNNFDGGLAMQILSPKGDYFISTGMGDITNAVHFRIASVTKTFTAAGIMLLEQRGLLKIDDKITDNIPGKNIPYLPDTPDYSIPYKKDITIKMLLMHRAGIFDVSNNAIPDNKFSHGKPYVGQNYEEYMMNVNGKEYNFTLDELVGVVAQNQLSFFVPGSAYHYSDTGYSMLGKIIERVSGKSYADFIKDELLVPNNLLETSLPYKGSDQTIPEPFVKGSVWVDNALQDVTKSNMSPQVAEGNITSTPIDLANWGKKLLTGQAGLTKETVEKMKLGMNRGDKTESTYGLGLVYSPESGYGHSGAHEGYLTLMSYNPKTDITYVMFTNTWDCQTCAKGLDSIMRELKFMSETSNKILKKMGY, translated from the coding sequence ATGAAGAAAGTATATGTTTTTATCATAGGTGTTATTATTACGGCTCTGTTTTTTAGCGGATGCAGCCCTTGTTGTAAATCCAGTTTCACAAAGCAAGAGCTTTCAAAGATTTTAGAATCTGAATGGCTTAAATATAAAAGCGGCAAGAATAATTTTGACGGCGGCCTTGCCATGCAAATACTCTCTCCCAAGGGTGATTATTTTATTTCAACAGGAATGGGCGATATTACTAATGCTGTTCATTTTCGCATTGCAAGCGTAACCAAAACATTTACTGCTGCAGGGATTATGCTTTTGGAGCAAAGAGGATTGCTAAAGATTGACGATAAGATTACAGATAATATCCCCGGCAAAAACATTCCTTATTTGCCCGATACCCCTGACTACAGCATTCCTTATAAAAAAGATATTACTATTAAAATGCTTCTAATGCATCGCGCAGGTATATTTGATGTTTCTAATAATGCAATTCCCGATAATAAATTCTCACATGGCAAGCCGTATGTGGGCCAGAATTATGAAGAATATATGATGAATGTAAATGGCAAAGAGTATAATTTTACATTGGACGAATTAGTCGGTGTTGTTGCCCAGAATCAGTTATCATTTTTTGTGCCGGGTTCAGCTTATCATTATTCCGATACAGGATATTCAATGCTCGGCAAGATTATTGAGAGAGTTTCCGGGAAATCATACGCTGATTTTATTAAAGATGAATTATTAGTGCCGAATAATCTTCTTGAAACGAGCCTTCCGTATAAAGGCTCAGATCAAACTATACCGGAGCCTTTTGTAAAAGGGAGTGTTTGGGTGGATAACGCTCTTCAGGATGTTACTAAGTCAAACATGTCGCCTCAAGTTGCCGAAGGAAATATAACTTCAACGCCAATTGACCTTGCTAACTGGGGGAAGAAGTTATTAACCGGCCAAGCAGGGCTTACCAAAGAAACCGTTGAAAAGATGAAGTTAGGGATGAATAGAGGAGATAAAACAGAATCCACCTATGGCCTCGGTCTTGTGTATTCTCCGGAAAGCGGTTATGGCCACAGCGGTGCCCATGAAGGATATTTAACGCTTATGTCCTATAATCCAAAGACAGATATTACTTACGTTATGTTTACTAATACCTGGGATTGCCAAACTTGCGCAAAGGGGCTTGATTCAATAATGAGGGAATTAAAATTTATGTCAGAGACTTCCAATAAAATTTTAAAAAAGATGGGGTATTGA
- a CDS encoding nitroreductase family protein: protein MITITVDKKTCKGDGKCVEICPIQILKMNEKERVPEFIPGGGEICINCGHCFSFCPMGSIKLSTMDVKDSLRLDHSKLPNVEQVELFLKGRRSIRTYKDEPVTNESIEKLLDIARYAPSGINRQPVDWVVIMEKNRVHDLGGLVIKWMEELLEARFPMAEALSFDRLVEPWKKGEDRICRGAPCIVIAYGVKDDPLVPQSCAISATYLELAAFGLGLGACWAGYVNMAINMSEDVRKFVGLSSRATAGAVMMIGHPKYRFSRIPSRNPAKIIWK from the coding sequence ATGATTACTATTACAGTTGACAAGAAAACATGTAAAGGCGATGGAAAGTGCGTTGAGATTTGCCCTATACAGATATTAAAGATGAATGAGAAAGAGCGCGTGCCGGAGTTTATTCCGGGTGGCGGGGAGATATGTATTAACTGCGGACATTGTTTTTCATTCTGCCCTATGGGTTCAATTAAGCTTTCTACAATGGACGTTAAAGATTCTCTGCGGCTGGATCACTCCAAATTGCCAAACGTAGAGCAGGTTGAACTGTTCCTAAAAGGGCGGCGTTCAATTAGAACATATAAAGATGAGCCTGTAACAAATGAATCAATAGAAAAACTTTTGGATATTGCAAGGTATGCTCCGTCTGGAATTAATCGCCAGCCGGTTGATTGGGTAGTTATAATGGAAAAAAATAGAGTCCATGATTTAGGAGGATTGGTAATTAAATGGATGGAGGAGCTTTTAGAGGCAAGGTTTCCAATGGCAGAGGCACTAAGTTTTGATCGTTTGGTTGAGCCTTGGAAGAAGGGTGAGGATAGGATTTGCCGAGGGGCTCCTTGCATTGTTATTGCCTATGGGGTTAAAGATGACCCATTGGTCCCGCAGTCATGCGCAATCTCGGCTACATACCTTGAACTTGCCGCATTCGGCCTTGGCCTTGGCGCATGCTGGGCAGGGTATGTGAATATGGCGATTAACATGTCGGAAGATGTAAGAAAGTTTGTCGGTTTGTCTTCGCGCGCAACAGCAGGGGCAGTTATGATGATTGGCCACCCAAAATACCGTTTTAGCCGGATTCCTTCAAGAAACCCTGCTAAGATTATTTGGAAATAG
- a CDS encoding tetratricopeptide repeat protein — protein sequence MIKIVLIILLLISGLYFPSLSFSETIVLKSGKTVEGKLVEKTGKYIKLEIHGVVVPYFKNEIADVGEKAKKQDDKVSKECLVKVKSDKETLDEAAGYHLQKRYDEEIDALNKAIKINPRFAEAYYNRAIAYSCLNKFAEAREDAYIAELEGEKVSRSFIIEINEEFNKDKNYFDDSKDMEISFEKEGLGIKDFNVVAQHYYENPQPDKLILVVKALLSLDWFISDVSGFNPFAHLVATVAYNNQNFLNDLKRLDVSFTGKQKVALEKIIYEAEHYRSREPNSPQGLDYLWSEFFATGSDEPVKKIIGILDDEKLELSDSQLIRPMAVWSLKANAKQDKRVYQIIKKQLASASGKLRERLKEVLK from the coding sequence GTGATAAAAATAGTTTTAATTATTTTGTTGCTAATCTCCGGATTATATTTTCCTTCGTTATCTTTTTCGGAAACGATTGTACTTAAATCTGGTAAAACAGTAGAAGGTAAGCTTGTAGAGAAAACGGGTAAGTATATTAAATTAGAAATCCATGGAGTAGTTGTACCTTATTTTAAAAATGAGATAGCTGATGTTGGCGAAAAAGCAAAAAAACAAGATGATAAGGTAAGTAAGGAGTGCCTTGTTAAAGTTAAATCAGATAAAGAGACTCTTGATGAGGCTGCTGGTTATCACTTGCAGAAGAGATACGATGAAGAAATTGACGCACTTAATAAGGCTATAAAAATTAATCCACGATTTGCCGAGGCTTACTATAATCGCGCAATTGCTTATTCTTGTTTAAATAAATTTGCTGAAGCACGTGAAGATGCATATATAGCAGAGCTAGAAGGGGAAAAAGTCAGCCGTTCATTTATTATAGAAATAAATGAAGAATTTAATAAAGATAAGAATTATTTTGATGATAGTAAGGATATGGAAATTTCATTCGAAAAAGAGGGGTTAGGAATTAAGGATTTCAATGTTGTTGCCCAGCATTATTATGAAAATCCTCAACCCGATAAGTTAATCCTTGTTGTAAAAGCGTTATTATCGTTAGATTGGTTTATCTCTGATGTGAGTGGCTTTAATCCCTTTGCTCATTTAGTAGCTACAGTAGCATATAATAATCAAAATTTTCTTAATGATTTAAAAAGATTGGATGTAAGTTTTACAGGAAAGCAGAAAGTTGCTCTAGAAAAAATTATTTATGAGGCAGAGCATTATAGATCGCGGGAACCAAATTCACCGCAAGGTTTAGATTACTTATGGTCCGAGTTTTTCGCAACAGGGTCAGATGAACCCGTTAAGAAAATAATAGGTATTTTAGATGATGAAAAATTAGAGTTATCTGATTCTCAGCTTATTCGACCTATGGCTGTGTGGTCTCTTAAAGCAAATGCTAAACAAGACAAAAGAGTTTATCAAATTATTAAAAAGCAACTAGCTTCTGCATCAGGGAAACTCAGAGAGCGTTTAAAGGAAGTGCTAAAATGA